The region CGGCGGCGGGAGGCGCACACACAGGCGGAGCAGAAGCGCAGGGACGCCATCAAGAAGGGTTACGACAGCCTGCAGGAGCTGGTGCCGCGCTGCCAGCCCAACGACTCCTCCGGCTACAAGCTCAGCAAGGCCCTGATCCTGCAGAAGTCCATCGAGTACATTGGCTACCTCAACCAGCAGAAGCTCAAGCAGGAGGACGAGGGCTCCGCGCTGCAGAAGGAGGTCACGGCCCTGCGGATCATCAAGAACGGCTACGAGAACATGCTGCAGCATCAGCAGGCGAACCCGGGTCCAGAGGAGGCACGTCTCACCGACGAGGCCAAGTTCCAAGTGGTTAGTTTGTGGACTTCTCAGGTTATTAGATCTCTTTGATCATTAAACCCCTCGCTTTTTAGTTCCAGGCCATCATGGAGGAAATGTTCGAGACATTCAAGCACATACCCATGGACAATTTCAAGCAGCTGACCACCGGCATCATACCCTGGCTGGAGGAGCACTGCAAGCCGCACATCCTGCGCAACATCCTCAGTCGCACCATGCAGCAAATGGCGCAGGAGGCCCTCGagaagcagcagctgcaggccATGGAGCAGGAAACTGGCGAGGGCTTCAGCTGATCGAGCGGTTAGTCCACCCTCTCATTCGTTATTTTAGAAATCCCTGTTTGGTAGATACTTTCGTTTCGTTTACTGCGTACAAACATTAAATGCGTCATTTGAATAGTTGTAAAAGCGTTGACAAGGAAAGATTATCTTTTGGCTTAATGTTAGATTAGATAAAACTAGATTCGCTAATGCTAGCCGAGGGACTCGACCAGAGCCGCTTTATCCGCGCTACCCAGAAGCTTCAGCAGTTCCACAAGCACGTTCCGTGTGTACGGCTTGAAGCGACGCACTCGCTCCGCGACATCCAGCGATGTGAGGAGTTCGCCAAGGAACTCCTCCAAACGCCCAGCACTCCAGACATGTCGTGCTTCATGTTGAAGTTTCAGCACACCCGATATCAGGGAGTAGATCAGTCCCTCGTAGAAGTTCTCCTCCTCCAGATTTGCCGCCAACTTGGCGCTGGCCAGCAGCGCCGCCGGCAGATCGCAGCGGAACTCGTGCGACCGCACAAAACAGGTGGCCGCCAGTTGACGCACCTGATCGCACTTGTGCCGCATCAAGCGCCAGCTGAGTCGCCGAAAGCGGATTAGCAGGGGATTTGGCTCTCTGCCACCCGAGGTGCGCAAGTGCTCCACCTTGGAGAGGAATGCCAGAAAGAGTATAATGGAAGAGGTCACCTCCTGGCGGTCGCAGCACTCCAGCATGTGCTCGCAGGCCTTGGGCAGCAGGCATCCCAACTCATCGTAGTCTAGTTCACTGGGCTCCCAAGCGGGACGCGTTTCGAACTCGGTGGCCTGCCGCTGGCCCACCAGCTTGCCCAGACTGGCGCCGAACAGCTGGAGTGCCGCATTCGAGATGGTCCACTCGGGGTTGGTGATGTGCTTCATGGCCACCAGCAGAATCTCGTTGTAGTACTTGCTCATCGCCGGCCTCAGTTCCGTGTCGCGCACCAGGACGCACAGATAGTGCAGAACCAACGCCTCCAAGCGGTCGTGATTGCTATCCAGGGAAACACTCTCCTTGGTACCATCTTCATTTAGCCTCTGTAGGATCTGCTGCACAGCTCGATGAAGGAGCAGTCGCTGCCGTGGATTGTCGTTCTTCAGCACGTGCAGGAACATTATGGCGAAGCCGGCACCACGACGTGTGGTGCTCACCTGGCGGCTCTCCGTCAGCAGTTCCCGCTCCAGGCAATCGTGCAGCATTTGGAAACCCTCATCGCCGCTCTCCAAACTGCTGGTGATGGCGCGGGTAAGTCGGCCTATGCTAAGGCCAGCTGCCTCGATGGCTCCTTTGTGCCGGCAAAGCGTCAAAACGGACACATTGATGTCGAGGCAACGACGCAGTGCCTCGGAGTTTACTGTGTCGGCAGTGGTTTTCAGTAGGGAACACCCTATGCTGGTGGCCAGATCGCAACAGCCCTATGGAAGATTAACAAATTAATCAGTTTCTTTAATGCTAAGAATTGTCTTTACCCACCTTCAATGTCAGCCAGAAGCTCATGAGCAAGTACTTCCGACAGGCTTCCTCCTCCTCACCGGACTTGAAGGAGCTCTCGCTGACCAGCAGCTGGAGACTCTCGTCCATGTCCTGAAAACTGGCTGCAGCGGCTGCCTCCGCCTGTTGTCGGACATTGGCCAAGTTGAGAAACTTTAAAATGCCGCCAAGAATGCGTTCCAGCAGTGGCAACAGGTCCTCCAGTGGAGAGTCCACTGAAAGGCCAGCCTTGACCACCTCGTCCAGTCCGCGAAGATAGCCAAAGAGATGGCCTCCACTCTTGGCAGTTAGCAAGGGATCCTCGAAGAACGAATCCATTTTGTCCGCAAGCCGCTTAAGGCATTCATCAAATACCTTGCTTCCAGACTCCTTTTTTGTGACCGCCAATTGTGCGTAGAGTGAAACCAGCGAGCATTCATCCACATCAGCGGTTGAGCACAAGTCCACACAACGCTCCACGCACCTTGCAGTGTCCACATGTCCCATTTGGATCAGCAGGGAGACGGTCAGGTCCAAGGCATCATCGAAGCCTTGCGGGTTGTTTAGGGTTTCAAAGAGCTTTTGCGCCATCTCCTTCGGCCGAAAGACTCCATGCTCCAGGAGGAATGTTCCCATCTGTTGATTCTGCTGGGGACTACACATCTTGGCATTCTTGGCTACCTGTTCGGCGTACAGTGATCGGTTCAGGATCTCCAGCAGCTTCAGGGCAAAGATCTTCGGTTGGTAGACCTCGCTGTGGATGTCCCGCTCGATAAGGTTCTGCAGATGCGAGAAGAATCGCTTGATGTTCTGCGCCAAGGCATCGCCTCCTACACCGCTGTCTGCCTTGAGCACCTTATGGAAATGCTTGGCCGTGTGGTTGATAATCGTGGGCATCTTGCCCAGCATCGTGTTCCGAAACTCTGAGCTCTCCAGGCCGCGGTGTCGCTCTACAAAGCTGTGGAAGAACTCCAGGCAGTCCTCGACGGCGAAGTTTCCCAGGTTGTCGACCATAAATCGAAACACCAACAGCTGGGCCTCCGTCTCCATTTGGCTGCAATTGGTCAGCAGCTCTGTGCTGATCTTGAAGAAGTGCAGCTTGGAGGCAGCATATATCTCCTTGGCAAACATGCTGAAGATCAGGATCAGACGCAGCTGATCGCCCGGCGATCGCACTTCCTCGGAGGAGGCCAGGAACTCCACTATATGGGGATTGGCTTGCAGCAGCAAGAACAACTCGTCATGCTGCTGGATGCGGAGGAACCACTGCGAGTGAAAGTTCTGGATCTCCGCCACGGTGCCGTTGAGGAGCAGCTCCACACTGGCGGCGAGTAGAGCTGGAGAACGCTGATTGCTCAGGCTTTTCACTGGATACTGGCTGGCTGCCTGCAGTCCCTTGTAGCTCAAGCTGAGCCGCAGTCCATTGAAGAACTCCTCTTCGCTTTGATTGGTGGCCGCCAGGAGATCCGGCAGTGGATGCCAGTTGAGGGCTCCGCTTAGGAGGTAGTACTTGTTGCGATTTGTCCACGGCCAGAACTCCACAATCAGACGGAAGTAGGAGAAGGCCCTTTCCCGCTGCTTGCAGCAGTGGTTGTACAGCGTCAGAGTCTCCTCCCGGGAACCAGTTTGCGTCTGGCGCTGCAGGCAGTGGTAGAAGTGCTCCAGGCGCAGGGGCAGGAGCTGCAGCTGGGGGAACTTCTTCACCAACAGGTTGGTGGCCTTGAGCACGGCCATCAGACTGGGACTGTTCCGTCGCAGAGCCTCAACGATGGCAGTGGTGCACCTCTCCTCCAGCTGCTCTGCATCCAAACGCTTCCAGTGGTCGGTGAGCAGCACGGATTGCAGCATTAGGAAGGCAGTGGGCTGGTCGCAGGTCAAACGCTGGGGGAGATCTTCAAAGTGCGAGTCCGGCAGCTCGTACTTGTGCACTATGTGGTAGTACACCCGAAAACTGATGTTGAGGGCGGCTTGGTTGGCGCCGCCGCACGTGTCCATCAGCGCCGCCTCATCCTCCTCCGCCCGGATTCTCTGGGCCAGCTGAAGGGCGGCGTCCTCGGGAAGTACATCACCCAGGCTCTGGGAGGTAAGGAATTTGTTATGTCTGAGAAGCCAGGATCGCAAAACTTACCTGCAGATACGCCAGGCAGTCGCTGGGACCTATTTTCGGCCGTTTTTTGGGAGACTCCGACATGCCAGTGCTTCTCCCGAGAGCTCCACAACTTTGTTCCAAGTGTACGTAGGACAAGAGATACCACCTTTTTTTTCCACCAGGGTTGAATAATCGAAAGCGACGATTGCGCTATAATCGATAGGTATGTTATCGAAAACTTGAATTAGGCAACCGTTATTGATTAACATTCTCAAATAATTTAACTGAAAGTTTACAATTTTAAGGATTGTgaaaatggtattttattgttattattacaGTTTAATATGGTTTAATCATAAAATGGAAACTGTCCTATTTAATCCAAAAtgaaaagtatataaaatcgAAGCAAGATATAAAAGATTTAGTCTGCCAAAAAAAcacttcttaaaaatgtatgttttacCATCAGTgacttaatttttaatacttatttttgggttctaaataacaaaaaagctTGCATATATGAATGCTCGTCGTgttcttataaaataaaatgtcatTAAGAGAAACCCTATTAAACTAAAAAGAATAGAAAACATGCCCCTCATGTTAAGAGTAAATTTCAAAGCAGCTGCTCTTTAATTTTTGCAATCGAGTAAGTTTTAAGACTTTGTGCCTTTTCAATTAATCAGAACTATTTATTCAAAGTTCGATATGATAAAGACATAGGGCTTGTGTTTGTGTTCTACACTGCTTTGCTTGTAACTTTTTGCTTGGCTGTTCATTCAATTATTCGCTACATacatgtatatgtatataacaCAGATAAATCGTTCGGATTTTCCCTTGGTCTCTTGCGTGATTTATGCGGATGCTAAAAAAGAATCTTTTTCGCGTTTTCCCAGCGCCTCTGCCGCTTATCCATTCTCATACATGCAGAAGAGCTGGAGTTTTTCCTGTTCTGGCTTCGAGTTCGAATAACTCGCTCTTTAGGTCCGCTCAATACTTGTAAATCTAGTTTCTGAGCATCTGCCGCCGAAAACTTTAAGGAAGCGAAGCTCTTAGTGGATGTCTATTTTTTAACAAGTATCCAGCAGGTCACCTATATACTCTAGTACATGGGTATTGTATTACCAAAAGGGGTAGTTTCGGTAGTTTCTCACCTGCCCCAAGGATTCCCCAAAACATCCCACAAATAAAGCAGAATTGTTGTTTACCACTGCGTATCGGTTTTACAGTAGACCCTCGACGACAAGAACCCTGAAATTTAATATCTTGCGAATTTGATATCCCAGTTTGTCACagaaaaacatgtttttacaGTTAGGAGAGAACGTTTACGTTGGCTTTAACTAcactgcttaccaaaagttaACTTACATTCGGTCTAAAAAATGCTCCTAAAATAtctatatttttgattttaaattactaCCCATTAGAGAATAAAAACCTCGATAAAACACACTACTTCAGTAGTGGTTCGACTTACTGGTCTAAACCAATACTTTCCAATCGGATTCTACTCATGGGAAACGAACTTTTATCTTGAAACTTAAAGATAATCTTCCTCATTTCACTTCCATGGCGAGTGACAGTGAGCAGGCGAAAGACAGAACTTGAAAAATCATTATACTCGATTTCAACATGTGTATACTAGATTAAAACTGTAGCTTTTTGTGCTccagcgtgtgtgtgtgtgcgcgaaCCCATAAATTGATATATTCCCCGAAATAACCCCGTTCTAAAAAAAAGAGCGAAATAAAAACGTAAATGGCAGCGAAAGAAGAAaaaggcaaaataaaaaataataggcAACTGTCTCTCCGGCAATCTCTCGCAATCTCAAAAACAACTAGCG is a window of Drosophila biarmipes strain raj3 chromosome 3R, RU_DBia_V1.1, whole genome shotgun sequence DNA encoding:
- the LOC108024590 gene encoding max-like protein X produces the protein MSDNNSASGTKEDAFSMEHDQDLSSKHYSRCSSAGSTHTPNSSAHNSDDDDDSGDARHSTAANSTLSYKERRREAHTQAEQKRRDAIKKGYDSLQELVPRCQPNDSSGYKLSKALILQKSIEYIGYLNQQKLKQEDEGSALQKEVTALRIIKNGYENMLQHQQANPGPEEARLTDEAKFQVFQAIMEEMFETFKHIPMDNFKQLTTGIIPWLEEHCKPHILRNILSRTMQQMAQEALEKQQLQAMEQETGEGFS
- the LOC108024588 gene encoding uncharacterized protein LOC108024588, which codes for MSESPKKRPKIGPSDCLAYLQSLGDVLPEDAALQLAQRIRAEEDEAALMDTCGGANQAALNISFRVYYHIVHKYELPDSHFEDLPQRLTCDQPTAFLMLQSVLLTDHWKRLDAEQLEERCTTAIVEALRRNSPSLMAVLKATNLLVKKFPQLQLLPLRLEHFYHCLQRQTQTGSREETLTLYNHCCKQRERAFSYFRLIVEFWPWTNRNKYYLLSGALNWHPLPDLLAATNQSEEEFFNGLRLSLSYKGLQAASQYPVKSLSNQRSPALLAASVELLLNGTVAEIQNFHSQWFLRIQQHDELFLLLQANPHIVEFLASSEEVRSPGDQLRLILIFSMFAKEIYAASKLHFFKISTELLTNCSQMETEAQLLVFRFMVDNLGNFAVEDCLEFFHSFVERHRGLESSEFRNTMLGKMPTIINHTAKHFHKVLKADSGVGGDALAQNIKRFFSHLQNLIERDIHSEVYQPKIFALKLLEILNRSLYAEQVAKNAKMCSPQQNQQMGTFLLEHGVFRPKEMAQKLFETLNNPQGFDDALDLTVSLLIQMGHVDTARCVERCVDLCSTADVDECSLVSLYAQLAVTKKESGSKVFDECLKRLADKMDSFFEDPLLTAKSGGHLFGYLRGLDEVVKAGLSVDSPLEDLLPLLERILGGILKFLNLANVRQQAEAAAAASFQDMDESLQLLVSESSFKSGEEEEACRKYLLMSFWLTLKGCCDLATSIGCSLLKTTADTVNSEALRRCLDINVSVLTLCRHKGAIEAAGLSIGRLTRAITSSLESGDEGFQMLHDCLERELLTESRQVSTTRRGAGFAIMFLHVLKNDNPRQRLLLHRAVQQILQRLNEDGTKESVSLDSNHDRLEALVLHYLCVLVRDTELRPAMSKYYNEILLVAMKHITNPEWTISNAALQLFGASLGKLVGQRQATEFETRPAWEPSELDYDELGCLLPKACEHMLECCDRQEVTSSIILFLAFLSKVEHLRTSGGREPNPLLIRFRRLSWRLMRHKCDQVRQLAATCFVRSHEFRCDLPAALLASAKLAANLEEENFYEGLIYSLISGVLKLQHEARHVWSAGRLEEFLGELLTSLDVAERVRRFKPYTRNVLVELLKLLGSADKAALVESLG